The Amphiprion ocellaris isolate individual 3 ecotype Okinawa chromosome 12, ASM2253959v1, whole genome shotgun sequence region ttggaagatttttctcattttttggaaatacttagaagaattttcttgccaaatatgagtgatttttttttttttttttaattaaacttttggaattggaattttctgaaggttttgcaagttttcagaaatttggggaatttttttgcagaatttttgtattttttcagacaaggaaacaatattttttggtgcccataaatgaagacaacaggaggattaacaAATGAATAAGATGCGATAACTCATATAACTGCTCACAATGCAGTTGTGCTGTTCAAATGTCTCTCATGAAAATGATAACATTGTTAGGGTTGATTTTCAGTAAgaaaggcaaaaagaaaaataattttttcttctctgttaacattttcagttttttatctaAACTCTGTTAGCTCCACTTTATTCATAAACTTTTACTGATTATAGCAAAGGTATTATTGTATTAATTCGTTGGttgttgtcaaaaatgattGCATCAGTGCAACACAATGCTAATGTCCTTTCCGTATCATTAAATAATCGAAATGCATCACAGGCTTTTTGCTTCAGCTCTGCTTCTGGGctaaactgataaaataattcATGTATTCTGTGTCCAGGCCAACTCCGATCTGCCACTTTCATTAACAAAAATGGACCAAAGCACTGTATTTATCACTCACTGCACAGTTTGTTGTCGCAGGAGTTGGGGCAGTCGCCGCAGGAGGGTCCTGACTTGTAGGGGTGAGTGTAATTGTAGTTCCCGCTGTAATGTAGGCCAGACcatgaaatattaaacacaacagcaaagACTTGCGCTGGATACCAGCCCAAACATGTCACGAATATCCTCTGAGAAGAACACATTGaaattactatttaatgacCACTCAGTAAGGAGTAGGAAATAAATTTAATGCAAATTGCACATTTCTCCTCATTATATGCATTACCACGCTTTTGCTGCATCCATGTTAGTCATCTAGGAAGAATTGTAGGTGAATGACAAAGTGTTTCTGATGATTATTTCAACATAATTTGTAGCAGAATAGCACTGAGTAGTCTGCTGTGGTTTGAAATGTCTAATAACTGGGACACAGGAAGAGAAAATGTGGATGAAAAACAGGATggttattccattttttatgTGGCTTCTACTCCAAAATCCGTAGGGTTTTAGCATTCGGATCGTTTACCTCAAAGGACACATAACATCTGTCATGTATATTAATTTGAAGACATGCAATTTTCATCAATGTGAGGCATCAATATTGCAGAATGCTTTGTACTCACGGTGGACAGTAGTGGCAGACGTAGAAGTACTTGTATTTAGAGTTGGGACAGTAAGCCATGGCGCATCCAATCTGGTTAGACCTGTACCAAACAATCTGTGCAGAGAGACAAAATACAAAGTCACATCTGCACAGTCAAAACTCTTCCTACATTCAGTGTTTAGACCAGGGATGTAaaacatgtggcccacgggccaaaaccagccctccagagggtccaatccggcccgactttgtaaactgtaaaaattgcagagaagacattaactgcagattgtgattttgtaaaattataaatttaaaataatttctagaccatgtcaagttattttgatcataaagtaaaatactagattgctcattgttcttttgtcgttttgtctcatttttgaataattttgtcttttttttgttgtttttttgtctttatttgtcgtttgtctcatgtttttgtcactttgtgtttcctttttgtctcgcttgtgtctattttttgtcgttttgttccttgcttttgtcattttttgtctcttacaTCATTTATGTCATTCTTTGTCCcacttttgttgtctttttttgttgctttgtaactttgtctatttttttgtctttttgtttctcgctttggttgttttgtgtctcatttttgtaatattttgtcttgtttttgttgttttttgtctgacttttgtcattatgatcataaattaaaatactgttttattcacttccagatagctgtgactaaatgttttgtgcctttgtagaaacactgagaTCTAGAAGTCTCAATTTGTaaatgaactgaggcataatgttgaaatttaatttaattttcttaataaatttttacataatgttttggaaaaagatCATTCCCtaagtgtgaacattttcagaatgtacttttttgcactaaaacaaaggaaaaatttgcagttgttgttatttatagttgttatgctgtgattttactggtcacttgacatcaaattgggctgaatgtggcccttgaactaaaatgagtttgacacccctggtttagaaaaataaatcctcCTTAACACTTAGATCTAATAATGTATTTTCTAATCAGATAGTGGCACATTAGCATATCAATTAATCAGAGTTGATTAGATGTAAGTAAACAATCTGCACCTGAGTGAAGTGTCCGACCACTCCTCCGTTGACTGATCCCACTCCGTAGCGCCAGTCCTGCACCTCGTCGTACCACCGCTGGATGGCGCTACTCCAGGTGTTCTTGTTGCTGGACATGTACAGGTTTTCCCCACAGCCGCTCGCTGCAGGTAAAGAAGAGTGAGAGAAATATTTCAGTCTCTATCAGACTTCTTAAACTCCAAAATTAATGTGAGCTCCatgaaaactgaaactgaagtGAACCCTGTCCGACTCCCCAGACTCTCATTTTTGAAGACATGTGGACACTTTTTAGAGAGTCGCATTAATGAAACTTAATGGCTCCTCAATTTATTGCTTTATCCACTcagattaaatctttgttagaGAGAGATTATTTCTGAAGTGATGCTGCATCTTAAACATGACCTGATTAGGTTAAAGACTGAATACCAGATGCTCATTGGCCAAATCTTCTACCTCTAATGTGGTAAACATGTCTATTTACTGCAACTacagaaaacttaaaaaaaaaaaaaaagatacaaaatcagttttacatAGGGCTGAATAATTGGGGGAAAAACTCATTGCTGTATTTCTTAAAGATATTTCATTTGTGAATTAATTTGAGGTGTATTTTCTTCTTGAATATTATTATCTCAAATGATGTTctaatttttttggtttgtttaacacaaaaaaacatcataatctTTCTGAaggtacactgcaaaaaaagaaaatctgaaaaaaaaaaatagtgacgATCTGGCACTagaaaaaatatgtcaaaaatacatttgctCCAAAATTTCCAGAACCTGGTAAAATTATAtctaatatctgtaaaatgactttattcttcttcttcctttaaatacaataaaacagtgtaattttacaagaaTAAACGAATATTTGTAAAATGGAGATTTGCCATGTAtgttttctatgattttactagAGATTTGCTTTGTTTCGTAAGTTAACAGAACCAGGAAAATCGATTTTAAAAGAGTTTTACTAAAATTCCTTAGCTCGAGGATTGGAGAACCTCCAAGGATCGACAAGCCCATTCTTGACCATAAAATCAGAAATTGATTTTGACATAGAGGACAGCGTCAAAGAGCGAGGATTTGAACAGTCTAAAGAGGAGTCAACAACACAATTCAAATCACCACCAAATATCAAAAGATGAGTGTTTAAGAAAGGGAGATTCCCAAATAGCCTATCTGTGAAGTTAGGATCATCATAATTTGCTGCATATATGTTTACTAGCAATATGGGGTAGCCGTATAGTGCACCTGCAACAATCATAAATCTACCATTTTTATCGATTATAGTCTTGGAGACAGAAAAATTTACTCTTTTGCTAACCAGAATTGCCACCCCTCTGGACTTGGAATCaaaatttgaatgaaaaatatcCCCCAGCCATGGACGTCTGAGTCTGAAATGATATCTATTGCGCAAGCAAGCTTCCTGAAGGAAAATTATGTCggtgtttaaatgttttaaatgtgagaatACCTTTGATCGCTTAATTGGATTGTTCATGCCTTTAACATTCCAGTTTACAAATCTAGTGTTCGAACCAGTATCAGGGTTGCCCAAATTACTATTGCTCATATACTCTATTGTTTGAGAAAAGATATAACTGCCTTACCCACCCCAAACGGAGATATGGAGAAAGGGAATAaaggggaaaacaaaacaacccaaagcaaaatacaaacacatatacatacagagACATAACCCAGTAACCAACAACCCACACCACCCACCCACCCGCACATCAGATGTTCTAATCCCCAAATGATAAGAACCGTGCGAGCTCCAAAGGGAGCCATTCTCAAGAAGAGATGCTTTCGACTATGTAGCAAAGTTTAACTAATGAGCAACTGCAGAGAATTAAActtaatgtgtaaaatataaGGCACATCAAACCAACCATCAGAGCTTTGATGAGAACTGTTGTCCAATTAGGACAGCAAGAagtagaaaatgaaataaaggatAATGGTATGATATGGTATGTAGAACCACAATAACATAACGTTAAACAATTCAGCAACAAACAGGGACAGAACTGTATAGATATAATTGAACAAGAGCGCCATgtctgagaaattacacaacaaTTTGACAGTTCTGCGCATATAGATAGTCATTGTCCAGGAAGAAGTTACCATATAAGgttatttttgctaatttactCACTTACCATGGGGCTTGGGCCATATTCGTGTAGCATGTTGGAAGGAGTCAGTCTAGGAATTTAGATTGCAGTATCTTTGTTTATCTTCTTGATGAATGTCATGGCTTCTTCTGGTGATATAAAGTCACGTTGCTGGCCTCCGTAGGTTATGCGCAACCGGGCAGGAAACAGCAGACCAAACCAGACTCCCTCAATATCCCGTAGCTGGCGGCGGACGTCGTTGAAGGCAGCGCGGGCCGCGGACAGAGGAACGTCGTCCTCCGGGACACCAATGATGCGTATGTTCTGACGGCGCGCCCTTGACTCGAGATCCTCGCATCTGTTTTCCAGCCTCACACATTCTTTTGACAAATTCTCAACTTTGTTCTGAAGAGTAGCGATGTCATCAGAACAGGTGGAAAGAGACTGCTCCATCCAGTAGTATTGAGTCCCGTGACTTCCGACTTCATGGATGAAATGCTGCTAGATAGATCCGTTTTAAGAGTGAGCAGTTCGGACTTAATAGACGTTAGATTGTCACTCAGTGCTGCTTGAAGCTCCGTCTTGAATATAGGTGCAACATCATTTCGAAGAGCGGAAAGTAGTTCCGATTTGAGTACGGTGAAATCTGCAGTAGGAGGCGGCGTGCAGTAGGTATTTTCTGGGGGAGGAGAATCACCGTGGAGCGGGGGGTCAGCAAGCGCAACAGGCCGCAGGTTAGACTGAGGATTGTTTCCTGCTTTGACATTCTTCGGAGGCATATTCGCGGTAGAAAGCCGATGttaaaaagtcaaagaaagGTTAGCTCGAGCCCAAGCCGTAGGAGTGATGAAAACTGTGCcgttaaatgagtaaaataatcTTTATAGGAGCTCCCCTACACACGTCTCACCCCATGCTTCGCTAAACCGGAAGTCCCAACATTCATTTTTTGACGGGATTTTATTAGCTATTATCTGTAAATttataaaacagtgaaaatatgtaaaatagcaattaaaacataacaaaaatataaacaagaaactttttttttataatgtagATTGCATGGTTAGCTGTTAGGtgggtgtacctaataaagttaACAGGAAGTGTACCTGTATTTGATTCAGTCCAGGTGCATTAGAGAAATAACACATGGAAACACTGCATTAAACCTGCCACGatattttccttctcttttattCACTTCAAAATCTGATGCTTTCTTGCCACCAAACACTACAGGTGTGACAGATACAAAGTCCCTAAAATCCCTAAAATATATCCTAATAAAACTGATGACTCAAAATAATGTCATTAGTTTGGGCTCCAGTGCAGAGTTTACTGTCACTATTTTAGAGGATTTTAGCTCTTACTGTGTTtgagaaagacaaaatattccaaaaatatgGAATTCATGTCATTTCTGGCATAAAATAGTCCAAGAAAAAGATCTGTACTGGTCAAACATGCAAGAAACACTTGCACAGGATTTCTGTGTGGATGGTCAGTGTCAGTGTGTCTGACTTTTGTACGGTGTTTCTTCAAAGCGAGAGAGGTGTTATGAGGAACTTACTGCTGATCTCTCTGGAGCTGGCAGGGCTGTGCTTCATGGAGCAGGTGTTGGCCCATTTCTGAGCGTTGGCTGCAGCCTCCTTGTTCCAGCTCTGCAGGGAGCAGAGGACAGAGCAGCCATTAAACCACATGTCGACCACTACAGCATGTACACCGAAAAACACTCACGAGCTTGTCTGGAAAATGATTTAATCTCCTCTCACACCGCAAGCTTTAATCAAACTCCGATAAGATCAACAGGCAATTCATGCTCAGAATAAACTCTTTTTGTTGGCATCCAGTCAAGCACACTATGCTTTGAATGTTCTGGAATGATATTGATGGCATGTATTACaaagtttttaccattttcaacatgttgctaGCGGTAGGTTTCACACTCCTCCTCAGGGTGTTATGCTTGTTCACAATTTCATTCTGTTCTGAGGTCATGGTTAAGACGGCACCTAAATAAAAAGTATGAATTAGTGAACACATATACAGAATATCAGTGATGATTATGAATTCTAGTTACACTCACCCTCCTTTAGGTGTGATTTTCAGAGATGAGAGGGAAAATAATGGTTAGTTTACTGCACCATTAATCCACAAACAAACTGCTTgcataaaaatatacacacaatattGACGAGATTTCATTTTACTTACTCTCAAAGGCTCCACATCTGGCACCTGGAGGGCGGCAACGAGGCCGAGGATGCACAGGAAAGACAAAATGTTGAGAGACATGGTTAAATCCAGGACTGTCAACCTCCAAGAGCCATAGGTGTGATTTATATGTGCAGGTCCACACGGACACGTGGGAACTGAACACACAAATTCAAGGGCATCTTAGTTTTTGGATCGAAGTGAAGATAGCGAAGCACCTGTGAAACATCCCTGGTGACGTTGCAGAACTGCAGCTCTGTGTTGTTTACACTGTCCATCTGTGATAAAGACACACTGCATGTCCCACATACACTTAGTCTTTGGCAAGGTTAGGAGGAgacaacagaaaatagaaatagcATTAAAAAGTTAAGTAAAACTGGGAGCATTGATAGATTTCCCATTTCTTCTTATCTTGTCCTGGGCAGCTTATGGAAAACAACATTCCCAAACCTCAGCAGAGTTTACAGAACAAGCCTTTGCCCTCACCAAACCTAGAAAATGTTGATGTAATCGTGTATTGATACAgctttcaaatttaattttaactttattattcACAAGATAAACTAGTTTTGCAGccctgaaaaaacacagaatacaaacgctaccagtcaaaagtttggacacaccttctcatttaatgtttttttctttattttcatgactatttagattgtagattctcactgaaggcatcaaaactatgaatgaacacatgtagaattatgtagtaaacaacaaagtgtgaaaaaagtcaaaacgttttatattttagattctttaaaatcgccaccctttgctttgacgACAcgtttgcacactcttggcattctctcttCATGAGGTATGAAATGGTAAAGATTAATTTTTggaatttcttgtcttcttaatGGGTTTCGACcgtcagttgtgttgtgcagaagtcaggttggtacacagttgacagccctatttgacaactgctAGAATCCATATTACgtcaagaaccaatcagctaagtaaagagaaatgacaatacatcattactttaagaactgaaggacagaaccgccccaggaaaggaagaccaagtgtcacctctgctgctgaggagaagttcatcagagtctccagcctcagaaatggcaagttaacagcagctcagattagagtccaGATAAATACCACACAGAGTtttagtagcagacacatctctacgtcaactgttcagaggagactgaaccaatcaggcctctatggtccaatagctgctaagaaaccactactaaggaaaagcaacaagcagaagagattcgTTCCAAATTTGAACCTTGGCATTAGAGTCAAGAGTCATCTGTTGGAAGAAATCTGGACAAGATCCTAATTTGCAAAACCAATCTGTAAGCCGTGTGTTTACTAACATCACCAGTAATATTTAAAAGAGCTCCATGTACAATACTTCTTTTGTATGTTATTCATTTTTTAGTGATAAATACTGTCATCTTGTTATTTCTTTATCATAAAATGAGCCAAACTGATCATTTTATCAAATAAAATACTCTCATCTTACTTATATATAGACaggtaaagtaaaaaaaaatctgtctctgTGCAGTCTGATCACAAGAACGTCCTTTCACATTTTACACGATCTGAAACAATTTTATATTGTTAATATCAGAATATAAAAATAGTGATTATTGCAGCTTTAACTAAAGGATGTGAGTACATCTCCTCCACTTTAGTGCTGTTAGGTCTAGACACCTGAGACTTTAGGCCTGAATGTTTTATGAATAGCATCATATCTCAAtactttgtttatttgtttgttttttgccttaGACACCAGTCATACCTCATAGCTGCTCAGTATAGAAATTCTAAAGGTAGCAGTTGTTTTTTAAGATACTATCCTCTGATAT contains the following coding sequences:
- the LOC111574515 gene encoding cysteine-rich venom protein TEL1-like, yielding MCSLIHTFYLGAVLTMTSEQNEIVNKHNTLRRSVKPTASNMLKMSWNKEAAANAQKWANTCSMKHSPASSREISTSGCGENLYMSSNKNTWSSAIQRWYDEVQDWRYGVGSVNGGVVGHFTQIVWYRSNQIGCAMAYCPNSKYKYFYVCHYCPPGNYNYTHPYKSGPSCGDCPNSCDNKLCTNPCPYTDQYSNCPELKQQWGCSHKDVASWCPASCKCTNQIS